The following proteins are co-located in the Nitrospirota bacterium genome:
- a CDS encoding PAS domain S-box protein, translating into MRLPHTPAPATGTPAYRWLPFLIAAMTATVMIVGSLALHYLETRLVTSTGESLTVLAADVADKLDHVLFERYGDAQMMADAFPEKMRNPAALAKYLDGMKERYPLYRWLGVTDAAGRIIAATNPATVGLDRSREAWFRATRDGVGAQLQDVSVSPETGTDRTVGFSAPIRGADGRFLGVVTTRVGLSELEDVFSRTVGTFQAQRGPASRIEWQFLARDGTLVADSLLRQEGKVNLRQLGVPSARLSAEAEPGYVEELHPRRRVQVVTGYAKTAGHREFPGFQWGILVRMDRSDILRPIRDVLFKVGAGGALLFIPMLGLLVWTTTRLRKEWSHSADQLVRLKGLHTVSGALQRETAEVSSDFALTEFLRLLVNIATQVTGARYGAFGLLDETGKSLAQFITVGMDEATEHAIGSWPTGRGLLGFLTQESDVLRLTDLSRHPAFSGFPPHHPPMRSFLGVCVRAHGRILGRLYLADKIGGSEFTDVDEEVIATLAAEAGVAIENGYFLNQIRTAERLYRTTMAALPVSILRLDEQNVVRFANRTFHEMIQRDERDTIGQPIETLLQIESLSELLRSVRTSKAPAVQEREYRLPDAGITSCRLIARSMDATGEIILVIQDITALKQAEQERNRVTRERLLLLESTGEGIFGLDLHARCTFINKAGAAMLGYGPHEAIGKNMHELIHHSRSDGSPYPIEECPILSACRTGQGARRENEVLWRRDGTAFAAQYSVSPIVESGRITGAVVSFADITERLKLEEQLRQAQKMEAIGRLAGGIAHDFNNLVMVINGYSAALLEHLDPNDALRRYPLEIKKAGERAASLTRQLLAFSRRQVLEPRVLSLNDCVVSMGDMLRRLIGEHINLVMALDRSLRCVKADQAQMEQVVMNLVVNARDAMPEGGTLTIETSNVEIDPALARRLGSVQPGPYVKLAVTDTGHGMDAETQARIFEPFFTTKEQGKGTGLGLASVYGIVKQSGGAISVQSAPGQGATFAVYLPRVLEKPPRHEPSEPVGEPATCSETILLVEDEDAVRTLIRETLNRAGYRVLEARDGSEALALGTRHEGPIHLLLTDVVMPRLNGRELADRLTQARPELKVLFMTGYTDDAVIEREGPGWSAHMIRKPFFPRDLARKIREVLDAPPPPESESADEN; encoded by the coding sequence GTGCGACTCCCTCACACACCGGCTCCAGCGACCGGCACGCCGGCCTACCGGTGGCTGCCTTTCCTCATCGCCGCCATGACGGCGACGGTCATGATCGTCGGCAGCCTGGCCCTTCACTATCTCGAGACCCGCCTCGTCACGAGCACGGGGGAAAGTCTGACGGTGCTCGCCGCCGACGTTGCGGACAAGCTGGACCACGTCCTCTTCGAACGGTACGGCGACGCCCAAATGATGGCTGACGCCTTTCCGGAGAAAATGCGCAATCCGGCGGCCCTAGCGAAATACCTCGACGGGATGAAAGAGCGGTACCCGCTTTACCGTTGGTTGGGCGTGACCGACGCGGCGGGTCGAATCATCGCCGCGACCAATCCGGCCACAGTGGGGCTCGATCGAAGCCGGGAGGCTTGGTTTCGGGCGACGCGCGACGGGGTTGGCGCTCAGCTCCAGGACGTCTCGGTTTCCCCGGAGACGGGCACAGACCGCACGGTAGGCTTCTCGGCTCCGATCAGAGGCGCCGACGGGCGATTCCTGGGAGTCGTGACGACGCGGGTCGGCCTCTCGGAATTGGAAGACGTGTTCTCCCGCACGGTCGGCACGTTCCAAGCGCAGCGGGGCCCCGCCAGTCGGATCGAATGGCAGTTCCTGGCACGAGACGGCACCCTGGTCGCCGACTCCCTGCTGCGGCAGGAAGGGAAGGTCAACCTGAGGCAGCTCGGCGTGCCGTCGGCCAGGTTGAGCGCGGAAGCGGAGCCTGGCTACGTCGAAGAGCTGCACCCACGCCGCCGGGTCCAGGTCGTCACCGGCTATGCAAAGACTGCGGGACACAGAGAATTTCCCGGCTTTCAGTGGGGGATTCTGGTGCGGATGGACCGGAGCGACATTCTGCGCCCAATCCGGGATGTTCTCTTCAAAGTTGGAGCAGGAGGGGCTCTGCTGTTCATCCCCATGCTCGGCCTCCTCGTCTGGACGACCACCCGCCTGCGGAAGGAATGGTCCCATTCGGCGGACCAGCTCGTGCGACTCAAGGGCCTGCACACCGTGAGCGGGGCCTTGCAGCGGGAAACAGCCGAAGTGAGCTCGGACTTCGCCCTGACCGAGTTCCTCCGGCTGCTCGTGAATATCGCGACGCAGGTCACCGGGGCCCGGTACGGGGCTTTCGGCCTGCTCGATGAGACCGGGAAAAGCCTCGCCCAATTCATCACGGTCGGGATGGACGAGGCGACCGAGCACGCCATCGGCTCCTGGCCGACCGGAAGGGGCCTCCTGGGGTTCCTGACCCAGGAGAGCGACGTGCTCCGCCTCACGGACCTGAGCCGGCACCCCGCGTTCAGCGGATTCCCTCCCCACCACCCGCCGATGCGCTCGTTCTTGGGAGTGTGCGTTCGCGCGCACGGAAGAATCCTCGGTCGGCTCTATCTGGCCGACAAAATCGGGGGATCGGAGTTTACGGACGTGGACGAAGAGGTGATTGCGACCCTTGCCGCCGAGGCCGGGGTCGCCATCGAAAACGGCTATTTTCTGAATCAGATCCGGACGGCCGAAAGGCTGTACCGCACGACGATGGCTGCCCTGCCGGTCTCGATCCTGCGGCTGGATGAACAGAATGTCGTCCGGTTCGCCAACCGGACGTTTCACGAAATGATTCAACGGGACGAACGGGACACCATCGGCCAGCCCATCGAGACGCTCCTGCAGATCGAGAGCCTCTCGGAATTGCTGCGCTCCGTGCGCACGAGCAAGGCGCCGGCCGTCCAGGAGCGAGAGTACCGGCTACCCGACGCCGGCATCACTTCCTGCCGCCTCATCGCTCGGAGCATGGACGCGACGGGCGAGATCATCCTTGTCATCCAGGACATCACCGCGCTGAAGCAGGCGGAACAGGAGCGCAACAGGGTCACCCGGGAGCGGCTCCTGCTCCTGGAATCCACCGGCGAGGGCATTTTCGGCCTCGACTTGCATGCCCGCTGCACGTTTATCAACAAAGCCGGGGCCGCGATGCTCGGATATGGGCCGCACGAAGCGATCGGGAAGAACATGCACGAATTGATTCACCATTCGCGGTCCGATGGCTCGCCGTATCCGATCGAGGAATGCCCGATCCTCTCCGCATGCCGGACCGGCCAAGGAGCCCGCCGCGAGAACGAGGTCTTATGGCGTCGCGACGGGACCGCGTTCGCCGCCCAATATTCGGTGTCCCCCATCGTCGAGAGCGGGCGCATTACGGGTGCGGTCGTTTCCTTCGCGGACATCACCGAGCGTCTCAAGCTGGAAGAGCAGCTCCGCCAGGCGCAGAAGATGGAGGCCATCGGGCGTCTGGCGGGCGGCATCGCCCACGATTTCAACAACCTCGTGATGGTGATCAACGGATACAGCGCGGCCCTGTTGGAGCACTTGGACCCGAACGATGCGCTGCGCCGCTATCCGCTGGAAATCAAAAAGGCCGGGGAAAGGGCGGCTTCCCTGACCCGCCAATTGCTGGCCTTCAGCCGGAGGCAGGTGTTGGAACCCAGGGTGCTGAGTCTCAACGACTGCGTGGTCTCCATGGGCGACATGCTCCGGCGGCTCATCGGCGAGCACATCAACCTGGTCATGGCACTGGACCGCAGCCTCCGGTGCGTGAAAGCCGACCAGGCCCAGATGGAGCAGGTCGTCATGAACCTGGTCGTCAATGCCCGCGACGCCATGCCGGAGGGCGGGACGCTGACGATCGAAACTTCGAACGTCGAAATCGACCCGGCGCTCGCCCGCCGGCTCGGCAGCGTGCAACCCGGCCCGTATGTCAAGCTGGCCGTGACCGACACGGGCCACGGCATGGACGCGGAGACGCAGGCCCGCATTTTCGAGCCCTTCTTCACCACGAAGGAGCAGGGCAAGGGGACGGGGCTGGGCCTGGCCAGCGTCTACGGCATCGTCAAGCAAAGCGGCGGAGCCATTTCGGTCCAGAGCGCGCCCGGGCAGGGCGCGACCTTCGCAGTGTACCTGCCCAGGGTTCTGGAGAAGCCGCCCCGCCACGAGCCCTCCGAACCGGTGGGTGAGCCAGCCACATGCTCCGAGACCATTCTTCTCGTCGAGGATGAAGATGCAGTCCGAACGCTCATACGCGAGACGCTGAACAGAGCCGGCTATCGTGTATTGGAAGCGCGCGACGGCAGCGAGGCGCTCGCGCTCGGGACCCGCCACGAAGGACCGATCCACCTCTTGCTGACCGATGTCGTGATGCCGCGCCTCAACGGGCGCGAACTGGCGGATCGGCTGACGCAGGCTCGGCCGGAGCTGAAGGTTCTCTTCATGACCGGCTACACGGACGACGCGGTCATCGAACGGGAAGGACCGGGCTGGAGCGCACACATGATCCGCAAACCGTTCTTC
- a CDS encoding response regulator transcription factor → MDSVRALLHPTVYEKLLRQIGASMGEQAVRLCAEPPKPGTPFSREDYVRCIESLGRRWGWECSLKEATADAVTFRIPVCPFGARANGDPNVCLVESGILGGIAGNRFGPSKVAVHRGEGAPPGQCEIVVYLGRTTRSLAVNGAVYPEALGSPEELIPETEREPSLAKLSQRERQILRLVGEGLSNKDIASALRLSVRTVEGHINRLRSKLTVRGRTDLIRLALRSKLASL, encoded by the coding sequence ATGGACTCCGTCAGGGCCCTGCTCCACCCAACGGTCTACGAAAAACTGTTGCGCCAAATCGGTGCGAGTATGGGGGAACAGGCGGTCCGCCTCTGTGCGGAGCCCCCCAAACCAGGCACGCCATTCTCCAGGGAGGACTATGTTCGCTGCATCGAGAGCTTGGGGCGCCGCTGGGGGTGGGAATGCTCGCTGAAGGAGGCGACCGCAGACGCGGTCACATTCCGGATTCCGGTCTGCCCGTTCGGAGCGCGGGCGAACGGCGACCCCAACGTCTGCCTGGTGGAATCGGGCATTCTGGGCGGGATCGCGGGGAACCGGTTCGGACCGAGCAAGGTCGCCGTTCACCGCGGCGAGGGCGCCCCGCCCGGACAGTGCGAGATCGTCGTCTACCTGGGCAGGACCACGCGCAGCCTGGCGGTGAATGGAGCCGTGTACCCCGAAGCATTGGGCTCGCCTGAGGAGCTGATTCCGGAGACGGAGCGCGAACCTTCGCTCGCGAAGCTCTCGCAACGCGAGCGCCAGATCCTCAGGCTCGTCGGAGAGGGGTTGTCGAACAAGGACATCGCGTCGGCTCTGCGCCTCAGCGTGCGGACCGTCGAGGGCCATATCAACCGGCTCCGCTCCAAGTTGACCGTGCGCGGGAGGACGGACCTCATCCGGCTTGCGCTGCGCAGCAAGCTCGCCTCCCTGTAG
- a CDS encoding globin: protein MPAVTMSPVKDSFGRCCINPNFIDRFYEIFLASHPAIAPMFRNTDFTRQKQLLRAGLNMVLMHHDHNPVGTQGLDRIGQSHGRQKLNIDPLLYKYWVESLVKAVKECDPQCDGKLEDEWRAVLRNGTAYIMAKY, encoded by the coding sequence ATGCCCGCTGTCACGATGTCGCCTGTGAAGGACAGCTTCGGTCGCTGCTGCATCAACCCGAACTTCATCGATCGGTTTTATGAGATCTTCCTGGCCAGTCATCCCGCAATCGCGCCGATGTTCCGCAATACCGACTTCACGAGGCAGAAACAGTTGCTGCGAGCCGGTTTGAACATGGTGCTGATGCACCACGACCACAATCCCGTCGGGACCCAAGGACTGGATCGCATCGGCCAGAGCCATGGCCGTCAGAAGCTGAACATCGACCCCTTGCTCTACAAGTACTGGGTTGAGAGTCTCGTCAAAGCCGTCAAGGAATGCGATCCGCAGTGCGACGGCAAACTCGAAGACGAATGGCGCGCAGTTTTGAGGAACGGAACCGCGTACATCATGGCCAAGTATTGA
- a CDS encoding response regulator, with protein MVAECCAPDVQFDGIAGGAAVTPSCHVGRILIAEDVEQVRQFMTELLHRAGYRCDCVGTAREALQALATRAYDLLITDIHMPDNNSLTYLQACQGGAPPVPVIVITSYPSVGTAVEAVRLSVVDYLIKPVEGAALIESVGRAVGKGRILRSLRKVREEIRIWDEAMDRLEKSLIASESPDAGTRDAWQTGSVLERTRLLFGQIAASLKIVLETAKPEWPGQRNVDVCALVRCSKVAEYEAALRRTVEVLVQTKSAFKSKDLGDLRKTLTGLLKKEANEAPQVSQC; from the coding sequence ATGGTGGCTGAGTGCTGCGCCCCAGACGTGCAATTCGACGGAATCGCCGGCGGGGCGGCCGTGACACCCTCTTGCCACGTCGGCCGCATTTTGATCGCGGAGGACGTGGAGCAGGTTCGCCAGTTCATGACGGAATTGCTGCACCGTGCGGGCTATCGCTGCGATTGTGTCGGCACTGCCCGGGAAGCCCTCCAAGCCCTGGCTACCCGCGCTTACGACCTCCTCATCACCGACATCCACATGCCGGACAATAACTCGCTGACGTATCTTCAAGCCTGCCAGGGCGGCGCGCCTCCGGTCCCCGTCATCGTGATCACGAGCTATCCGTCCGTCGGAACCGCCGTGGAGGCGGTCCGTCTTTCCGTGGTGGATTACCTCATCAAGCCCGTGGAGGGCGCCGCGCTGATCGAAAGCGTCGGCCGAGCCGTCGGGAAAGGCCGGATTTTGCGATCTCTGCGCAAGGTCCGCGAAGAGATCCGGATCTGGGACGAAGCGATGGACCGATTGGAGAAATCGCTCATTGCCTCCGAGAGTCCGGATGCCGGGACCAGGGACGCCTGGCAGACGGGATCTGTGCTCGAACGGACCCGGCTGCTCTTCGGCCAGATTGCGGCGAGCCTCAAGATTGTGCTCGAGACGGCGAAGCCTGAGTGGCCCGGTCAACGAAACGTGGACGTGTGCGCGCTCGTCCGGTGCTCGAAGGTGGCCGAGTACGAGGCGGCCCTACGCCGGACGGTCGAGGTGTTGGTGCAGACCAAGAGCGCATTCAAGTCCAAGGATCTGGGCGATTTGCGGAAGACGCTCACGGGCCTCTTGAAGAAAGAAGCGAACGAGGCGCCTCAAGTTTCCCAGTGCTAG
- a CDS encoding methyl-accepting chemotaxis protein, whose amino-acid sequence MRTLWWWLPDLLLVAGGAVLWGRWWVRQRNLERALAEAETGKARMAVRCAEWEEFAGAVAPLLPVLVAQLNSIVTQTESAALELCARFQRISQRAKEQADQAEHLLAGTGHQREGDSATVEGILQEIDRTLHQFVQDVQKTARVTMGVVAVMDEVDANTKAIAGILGEVEFIADQTRLLALNAAIEAARAGEHGRGFSVVADEVAKLANRSGVAVTNIRKLINTVQDSTGRAIKELAALASVDVSATLAAKARVEERTRTVVQRNADLHARIRLADGQAGELVSDISQVVMSMQFQDMTRQKIEHVTAPLARVHDCMKQLADSEEELSPPFRETLRELRALDRTYTMEAERTVARAVRSRDASEAAGAGVASSDNVTLF is encoded by the coding sequence ATGAGGACGTTGTGGTGGTGGCTGCCCGATCTGCTCCTGGTCGCCGGCGGGGCGGTCTTGTGGGGGCGGTGGTGGGTCCGGCAGAGGAACCTGGAACGGGCGCTCGCGGAAGCCGAAACCGGCAAGGCGCGGATGGCGGTGCGCTGTGCGGAATGGGAAGAGTTTGCCGGCGCCGTGGCGCCTCTGCTGCCCGTTCTGGTCGCCCAGCTCAACTCGATCGTCACTCAAACGGAGTCGGCCGCCCTGGAGCTCTGCGCCAGGTTTCAACGGATTTCGCAACGGGCGAAGGAGCAAGCCGACCAGGCGGAACACCTGTTGGCCGGGACTGGCCACCAACGTGAGGGGGACTCGGCGACGGTGGAAGGGATCCTCCAGGAGATCGACCGCACGCTCCACCAGTTCGTCCAGGACGTCCAAAAGACCGCCCGGGTGACCATGGGCGTCGTGGCGGTCATGGACGAAGTGGACGCCAACACCAAAGCCATCGCCGGGATTCTCGGAGAGGTGGAGTTCATCGCGGATCAAACGCGCCTGCTCGCGCTGAATGCGGCAATCGAAGCGGCGCGGGCAGGAGAACACGGACGCGGCTTTTCGGTCGTGGCCGATGAAGTCGCCAAGCTGGCGAACCGGTCGGGCGTCGCCGTGACGAACATCCGCAAGCTGATCAACACCGTGCAGGACAGCACGGGGCGGGCCATCAAGGAATTGGCCGCGCTGGCGTCGGTGGACGTGAGCGCAACGCTGGCGGCCAAGGCGCGGGTGGAAGAGCGGACGCGCACCGTGGTTCAACGGAACGCCGATTTGCACGCCAGGATTCGACTCGCCGATGGCCAAGCGGGCGAGCTCGTCAGCGACATCTCGCAGGTCGTGATGTCCATGCAATTCCAGGACATGACGAGGCAGAAGATCGAGCACGTCACCGCTCCGCTGGCCCGCGTGCACGATTGCATGAAGCAACTGGCGGATTCCGAGGAGGAGCTTTCCCCGCCGTTCCGTGAGACCCTCCGGGAGCTGCGCGCGCTCGATCGTACGTACACGATGGAAGCGGAGCGGACCGTGGCGCGCGCGGTGAGGAGCCGCGACGCTTCGGAGGCGGCTGGAGCCGGTGTCGCGTCGAGCGACAACGTGACGCTCTTCTGA
- a CDS encoding response regulator translates to MGKQILVVDDSVTMRQMVSFTLTSAGFEVIEAGDGQEAVGKLNGGARPNLVITDLNMPKMDGISLIKAVRAMPPLKLTPILMLTTESDETKKKEGQTAGATGWIVKPFNPEQMLKVIAKVMPV, encoded by the coding sequence ATGGGCAAGCAGATTCTCGTGGTGGATGACTCCGTGACCATGCGGCAAATGGTCAGCTTCACGCTCACCAGCGCCGGCTTCGAGGTGATCGAAGCCGGAGACGGCCAGGAGGCGGTCGGCAAGTTGAACGGCGGAGCCAGGCCGAATCTGGTGATCACGGACCTCAACATGCCCAAGATGGACGGGATTTCCTTGATCAAGGCCGTCCGAGCCATGCCGCCGCTCAAGTTGACGCCCATCCTCATGCTCACGACGGAGTCGGACGAGACCAAGAAGAAGGAGGGGCAGACGGCCGGAGCCACCGGATGGATCGTCAAGCCGTTTAACCCCGAGCAGATGCTGAAGGTGATCGCCAAAGTGATGCCGGTGTAA
- a CDS encoding chemotaxis protein CheA, with amino-acid sequence MSLDLSKFQTAFFEESAEHVATMEEGLLQLERQPGDLDLLNRIFRAAHSIKGNAGMFGFTAVGEFTHKLENLLDALRNGQMEADKPLIDLLLEAADALKGLLEAARTNGTPDEAVVGPLGERLRARVTGEATGARSEARGTGQDNSTSCPAPSLRRYAITWAPSPTVFQRGIDPSLILRELRSLGALTSPAGDLDHLPSLDDLATMACAPSWTLTLVSDRPRQEIEDVFLFVRDDGVLTITENSVSREAYLVPRETHDASRTTLHDPKPLGEILVEEGVISRDALHHALSQQKRLGEILVEQKAATPQQIARALERQRKLEQVAPAKKVETGSIRVDTEKIDKLINLVGELVITQSMLSDLGAHFEPNQLPLLLERLAQLERNTREIQERVMAVRMLPIGTAFNRFPRLVRDLAAKSAKQIQLVMSGEETELDKTVIESIGDPLTHLIRNSADHGLEPPAERVAAGKPEQGTITLNAFHEGGSICITVRDDGRGLNREKILAKALQQDLIADADRLTDEQVWALIFRPGFSTADKITDVSGRGVGMDVVKRNIEALGGTVSIRTETGKGTTFTLKLPLTLAIIDGLTVRVGPESYIVPLLSVVESIQPQPSAVKAVVGRGEVVNVRGAYLPVMRLAEIFGVAPDTTDPAHAILVILETEGERVAVMVDELLGQQQVVIKSLEKNFRKVDGMAGATILGDGTVAFILDVRGLIELARHGAAVAA; translated from the coding sequence ATGAGCCTGGACCTGTCGAAATTCCAAACGGCCTTCTTCGAGGAGAGCGCCGAGCACGTGGCCACCATGGAGGAGGGGCTGCTGCAGCTCGAGCGGCAACCGGGCGATCTCGATCTGCTCAATCGCATCTTCCGGGCGGCGCACTCCATCAAGGGCAATGCCGGCATGTTCGGGTTCACGGCAGTCGGGGAGTTCACGCACAAGTTGGAGAACCTCCTCGATGCGCTGCGCAATGGGCAGATGGAAGCCGACAAGCCCCTCATCGATCTGCTGCTGGAAGCCGCGGACGCGCTGAAGGGACTGCTGGAGGCCGCCAGGACGAATGGAACGCCCGACGAGGCCGTCGTCGGCCCTCTGGGCGAACGGCTGCGAGCCCGTGTCACTGGTGAGGCCACAGGCGCGAGGTCCGAGGCCCGAGGCACTGGGCAAGACAATTCGACCTCTTGCCCCGCGCCGAGTCTGCGCCGCTACGCCATCACCTGGGCGCCGTCCCCCACGGTCTTTCAGCGGGGGATTGATCCAAGCCTCATTCTTCGTGAACTCCGAAGCCTTGGCGCTCTCACGTCCCCGGCGGGAGATCTGGATCACCTGCCCTCCCTCGACGACCTCGCCACCATGGCATGCGCGCCATCCTGGACCCTGACGTTGGTCTCCGACCGCCCGAGGCAAGAGATCGAAGATGTCTTTCTGTTCGTGCGGGATGACGGCGTGCTGACGATCACGGAAAACAGCGTCTCTCGTGAAGCGTATCTCGTCCCTCGTGAAACGCACGACGCTTCACGCACGACGCTTCACGATCCCAAACCCCTCGGTGAAATCCTGGTCGAAGAGGGAGTGATCTCCCGGGACGCGCTGCACCATGCCCTTTCCCAGCAGAAGCGGCTGGGCGAGATTCTGGTGGAGCAAAAGGCCGCCACACCCCAGCAGATCGCCCGGGCCCTGGAACGGCAGCGCAAGCTGGAGCAAGTCGCCCCGGCCAAGAAGGTCGAAACCGGTTCGATCCGGGTGGACACGGAGAAGATTGACAAGCTGATCAACCTGGTCGGTGAACTGGTGATCACCCAGTCCATGTTGAGCGATCTCGGGGCTCACTTCGAGCCGAACCAATTGCCGTTGCTCCTGGAGCGCCTCGCCCAACTCGAACGGAACACCCGCGAGATCCAGGAGCGGGTCATGGCGGTCCGCATGCTGCCCATCGGCACCGCCTTCAACCGCTTCCCGCGTCTGGTCCGAGATTTGGCGGCGAAGAGCGCCAAGCAGATCCAACTCGTGATGTCCGGCGAAGAGACCGAGTTGGATAAGACCGTGATCGAGTCCATCGGAGACCCGCTGACGCACTTGATCAGAAATTCAGCGGATCATGGATTGGAACCGCCGGCGGAGCGGGTCGCGGCCGGAAAGCCGGAGCAGGGCACGATCACGCTCAACGCGTTTCACGAAGGCGGCAGCATCTGTATCACGGTCAGGGACGACGGACGCGGGCTGAACCGGGAGAAAATTCTGGCCAAGGCGCTTCAGCAGGACCTGATCGCCGACGCGGACAGACTGACGGACGAGCAGGTCTGGGCCCTCATCTTCCGGCCCGGCTTCTCGACCGCCGACAAGATTACGGACGTCTCCGGCCGCGGGGTCGGAATGGACGTCGTCAAGCGGAACATCGAGGCCTTGGGCGGAACGGTCAGCATTCGCACCGAGACCGGAAAAGGGACGACCTTTACGCTCAAATTGCCCCTGACCCTGGCCATCATTGACGGGCTGACCGTGCGGGTGGGGCCTGAATCGTACATCGTGCCGCTCCTCTCGGTCGTCGAGTCCATCCAGCCGCAACCGTCCGCCGTCAAAGCGGTCGTCGGCCGGGGCGAGGTGGTGAACGTGCGCGGCGCCTACCTCCCGGTGATGCGGCTGGCCGAGATTTTCGGCGTGGCGCCGGACACCACAGACCCCGCTCACGCGATCCTGGTGATCCTGGAGACCGAAGGCGAGAGGGTTGCGGTCATGGTGGACGAGCTGCTGGGGCAGCAGCAGGTGGTCATCAAGAGCCTGGAGAAGAACTTCCGAAAGGTGGACGGCATGGCGGGGGCCACGATCCTGGGCGACGGGACCGTCGCGTTCATCCTGGACGTCCGGGGCCTCATCGAGCTGGCGCGTCACGGCGCTGCCGTGGCGGCCTAA
- a CDS encoding chemotaxis protein CheW, with protein MATALETAAGEQDQQAGATSEGSQYLTFTLGDECYGVDILRVQEIKGYTAVTRIPNTPDFIKGVLNLRGTIVPIVDLRTKFGMEKADLTMFTVIVVVVVRDRVMGVIVDAVSDVLNIAAKDVQPPPAFGDKVDTNFIQSIAKSGDKLITLLDIDRVLSLGELAQAEAAAASA; from the coding sequence ATGGCAACGGCACTGGAAACAGCGGCGGGCGAGCAGGACCAGCAGGCAGGGGCAACCTCGGAGGGGAGCCAGTATCTGACGTTCACCCTGGGGGATGAGTGCTATGGCGTGGACATCCTTCGGGTCCAGGAGATCAAGGGCTATACGGCGGTCACGCGCATCCCGAATACGCCGGACTTCATCAAGGGAGTGTTGAACCTACGGGGCACGATCGTCCCGATCGTGGATCTGCGGACCAAGTTCGGGATGGAGAAGGCGGACCTCACCATGTTCACCGTGATCGTGGTCGTCGTCGTCCGTGACCGCGTCATGGGCGTCATCGTGGATGCGGTGTCGGACGTGCTGAACATCGCCGCGAAGGACGTCCAGCCGCCGCCGGCGTTCGGCGACAAGGTGGATACCAACTTCATCCAGAGCATCGCCAAGTCCGGTGACAAGCTCATCACGCTGCTGGACATTGACCGGGTCCTGTCCTTGGGCGAACTGGCGCAGGCGGAGGCCGCCGCCGCGAGCGCGTGA
- a CDS encoding DUF420 domain-containing protein, whose protein sequence is MEGGEEVTMDGKAIFWYGVLLSITGAYLVALAGVRSAKQHDVAYHSCLMIRACTIVGIWLVAYVTKQLLFGRERFGGTEAQYWTLYVPVFSAHMLLAVATIGIGAYNLYQGLTRLRYGSVGAMAAGTSRHRRLGKLLVWSFTGAMATAYLVYLMLFVWFPTY, encoded by the coding sequence ATGGAAGGAGGAGAGGAAGTCACCATGGACGGCAAAGCGATCTTCTGGTACGGCGTGCTGCTCAGCATCACGGGGGCCTATCTGGTGGCGCTCGCCGGCGTGCGGTCCGCCAAGCAGCACGACGTGGCCTACCATTCGTGCTTGATGATCCGGGCCTGCACGATCGTCGGCATTTGGCTCGTGGCCTACGTCACCAAACAATTGCTCTTCGGGCGCGAGCGGTTCGGGGGGACCGAGGCCCAGTACTGGACCCTCTATGTCCCGGTCTTCTCGGCGCACATGCTCCTGGCCGTAGCAACCATCGGGATCGGCGCCTACAACCTGTACCAGGGCCTCACGCGGCTGCGATACGGGAGCGTCGGCGCCATGGCGGCGGGCACGTCGCGCCACCGCCGTCTGGGCAAGCTGCTGGTCTGGAGCTTCACCGGCGCCATGGCAACCGCCTATCTCGTCTATTTGATGTTGTTCGTCTGGTTCCCAACTTACTGA